In one window of Eubalaena glacialis isolate mEubGla1 chromosome 13, mEubGla1.1.hap2.+ XY, whole genome shotgun sequence DNA:
- the LOC133103446 gene encoding LOW QUALITY PROTEIN: cytosol aminopeptidase-like (The sequence of the model RefSeq protein was modified relative to this genomic sequence to represent the inferred CDS: inserted 1 base in 1 codon) has product MFLLPLAAAAGSPVRHLSGKRSWGPGPAAADKTKSLILGTCGKEKEDDVPQFTRAGENFNKLVSGKLREILNVSGPPLKAGKTQTFYGLHEDFPRMVVVGLGKTTARVDEQENWHEGKENIRAAVAAGCRQVQDPEIPSVEVDPCGDAHSQGAVLGLYEYDDLKQKKKVAVLVKLHGSGDQEAWQRGVLFASGQNLACHLMETPANEMTPTRFSGITEKNLKSASSKTDVHIRLKPWIEEQEMGSFLSVAKGSEEPPVFLEIHYKGSRNASEPPLVFVGKGITFDSGGISIKAAANMDLMRADMGGAATLCSAIVSAAKLNLPISVVGLAPLCENMPSGKANKPGDVVRAKDGKTIQVDNTDAEGRLILADALCYAHTFNPKVIIDAATLTGATDVALGSGATGVFTNSSWLWNKLFETSIETGDRVWRMPLFEHYTRQVVGCQLADVNNIGKYRSAGARTAAAFLKEFVTXPKWARLDIAGVMTNKDEVPYLHKGVAGRPTRTLIEFLLRFSQDSA; this is encoded by the exons ATGTTCCTGCTGCCTCTTGCGGCTGCCGCGGGGTCGCCCGTCCGACATCTGAGCGGGAAGCGCTCCTGGGGACCCGGTCCAGCCGCCGCAGACAAGACGAAGAGCCTTATTTTAGGAACGTGtggcaaagaaaaagaagatgatgTGCCCCAGTTTACAAGAGCAGGagagaattttaataaattgGTGTCTGGAAAGCTGAGAGAAATCTTGAACGTATCTGGACCACCCCTGAAGGCAGGCAAAACCCAAACCTTTTATGGTCTGCATGAGGACTTCCCCCGCATGGTGGTGGTGGGCCTCGGCAAAACGACGGCCAGAGTTGATGAACAGGAAAACTGGCACGAAGGCAAAGAAAACATCAGAGCCGCTGTTGCAGCGGGGTGCAGACAGGTTCAGGACCCGGAGATCCCGTCCGTGGAGGTGGACCCCTGTGGAGACGCCCATTCGCAAGGAGCGGTGCTTGGGCTCTATGAGTATGACGATCTGAAGCAGAAAAAGAAGGTGGCCGTGTTAGTGAAGCTCCATGGAAGTGGGGATCAGGAGGCCTGGCAAAGGGGAGTCCTCTTTGCTTCTGGGCAGAACCTGGCATGCCACTTGATGGAGACGCCCGCCAATGAGATGACGCCAACCAGATTTTCCGGAATTACTGAGAAGAATCTCAAAAGTGCTAGTAGTAAAACAGACGTCCACATCAGACTCAAGCCTTGGATTGAGGAACAGGAAATGGGATCATTCCTCAGTGTGGCCAAAGGGTCCGAAGAGCCTCCAGTCTTCCTGGAAATTCACTACAAAGGCAGCCGCAATGCAAGTGAACCTCCCTTGGTGTTTGTTGGGAAGGGGATTACCTTTGACAGTGGTGGCATCTCCATCAAGGCTGCTGCAAACATGGACCTCATGAGGGCTGACATGGGAGGAGCTGCCACTCTCTGTTCAGCCATCGTGTCTGCTGCCAAGctcaacctgcccatcagcgtcgTGGGTTTGGCCCCTCTTTGTGAAAATATGCCCAGCGGGAAGGCCAACAAGCCTGGGGATGTTGTTAGAGCCAAGGACGGGAAGACCATACAGGTGGATAACACTGATGCTGAGGGGAGACTCATCCTGGCCGATGCACTCTGCTACGCGCACACTTTTAACCCAAAGGTCATCATCGATGCCGCCACCCTGACAGGTGCCACGGACGTAGCTTTGGGGTCCGGTGCCACTGGGGTCTTTACCAATTCTTCCTGGCTGTGGAACAAACTGTTTGAGACCAGCATTGAAACAGGAGACCGTGTCTGGAGGATGCCTCTCTTTGAACATTACACAAGACAGGTTGTAGGTTGCCAACTTGCTGATGTTAATAACATTGGAAAATACAGATCTGCAGGAGCACGTACGGCTGCAGCGTTTCTGAAAGAATTTGTGA ATCCTAAGTGGGCGCGTTTAGACATAGCAGGTGTGATGACCAACAAAGATGAGGTTCCTTATCTGCACAAAGGCGTGGCTGGGAGGCCCACGAGGACCCTGATCGAGTTCCTGCTTAGGTTCAGTCAAGACAGCGCTTAG